In one Methanothrix sp. genomic region, the following are encoded:
- a CDS encoding protein translocase subunit SecF has translation MDLEEFIRKIDRRQMVVVPAAVLALSIIILAATYFTTGSPVRMGIEFTGGTLITVPADEPESQVLSKLEGYDISELRRVGSRYYIQLPPMGSEDYKSLARTVNEQFPDAEIRYIGPVYSKQLQSDAPRYLLMSFILMALVVFFVFRQPVVSGIVVLCALADIVIAAGMMTAVGVKLSLGTVAALLMLIGYSVDTDILLTVRVLRRKGPLNEKVLGAMRTGLIMTSTTLSAVIVLILVSSIIYLVSPTFTKIDVISDISVVLFFGLLADMMNTWITNVQALRWYVQRNPKLARGGKR, from the coding sequence ATGGATTTAGAGGAGTTCATCAGGAAGATAGACAGGCGGCAGATGGTCGTAGTTCCAGCTGCCGTATTGGCTTTATCTATCATTATTCTGGCCGCCACGTATTTCACCACAGGATCACCGGTCAGAATGGGGATCGAGTTCACAGGTGGCACGCTCATAACAGTGCCCGCTGACGAGCCTGAGTCGCAGGTCCTGAGCAAGCTTGAGGGTTATGATATCTCCGAGCTGAGGAGGGTTGGAAGCAGGTACTACATCCAGCTCCCTCCGATGGGGTCTGAGGACTACAAGAGCCTTGCGCGGACGGTGAATGAGCAGTTCCCTGATGCTGAGATCAGATACATAGGGCCTGTGTACAGCAAGCAGCTCCAGAGCGATGCTCCGAGGTACCTTCTGATGTCCTTCATTCTCATGGCTCTGGTGGTCTTTTTCGTGTTCAGGCAGCCGGTCGTCTCCGGTATCGTCGTGCTCTGCGCCCTTGCGGACATAGTAATAGCTGCAGGGATGATGACCGCTGTGGGCGTTAAGCTCTCCCTTGGCACGGTCGCAGCCCTTCTGATGCTCATAGGCTACTCTGTGGATACAGACATACTGCTAACTGTGAGGGTTCTCAGGAGAAAGGGTCCCTTAAATGAGAAGGTGCTCGGGGCGATGAGGACAGGGCTGATAATGACATCCACAACCCTGTCTGCGGTAATCGTGCTGATCCTAGTATCGAGCATAATATATCTGGTATCCCCCACCTTCACAAAGATCGATGTGATCTCCGACATATCCGTGGTGCTCTTCTTCGGCCTCCTTGCGGATATGATGAACACCTGGATAACAAACGTCCAGGCCTTGCGGTGGTACGTACAGCGGAATCCAAAGCTGGCCAGGGGTGGTAAGAGATGA
- a CDS encoding DUF166 domain-containing protein: protein MRVGVITRGKYGERLIDTILTHTDFDVVHASVPELLPGFIEDPDEFLRSIDLNEDVFSADLIIMYTLHPDLTPAIARMAGERGVKALLIPGGIGRAGSVEELRSISERYNIYIEVDEICCTLEKVGVDAVDEFAERLGRPELRVELNSGRISSVDVIRGSPCGSTWHVARELIGKSAAEAPSLAGLACQQYPCRAVRGTPGGIHTSGDLHKSAMERALGLRSELTLPKQSKPIRIRGGVVETS, encoded by the coding sequence ATGCGTGTTGGAGTGATCACCAGAGGCAAGTACGGAGAGCGGCTCATAGACACTATACTGACGCACACAGACTTCGATGTGGTGCATGCATCTGTGCCTGAGCTGCTGCCTGGATTCATAGAGGACCCGGATGAGTTCCTCAGGAGCATTGACCTGAACGAGGATGTCTTCAGCGCGGATCTGATCATAATGTACACACTGCATCCGGATCTGACGCCAGCGATTGCGAGAATGGCCGGTGAGCGCGGGGTGAAGGCGCTTCTGATTCCCGGAGGCATCGGAAGGGCTGGCTCGGTAGAGGAGCTGCGCAGCATCTCTGAGAGGTACAACATCTACATAGAGGTGGATGAGATCTGCTGCACCCTCGAGAAGGTCGGGGTGGACGCTGTGGACGAGTTCGCAGAGCGCCTCGGAAGACCGGAGCTGAGGGTCGAGCTGAACAGCGGCAGGATCAGCAGCGTGGATGTGATTCGGGGATCTCCATGCGGCAGCACATGGCATGTCGCCCGCGAGCTCATCGGAAAGAGCGCCGCTGAGGCGCCATCTCTCGCAGGCCTGGCATGCCAGCAGTACCCATGCAGGGCTGTGCGCGGCACACCTGGCGGTATCCACACATCCGGGGATCTGCACAAGAGCGCTATGGAGCGAGCTTTGGGATTGAGATCAGAGCTCACCCTTCCAAAACAGTCAAAGCCGATCAGGATAAGGGGTGGCGTTGTTGAGACGTCCTGA
- a CDS encoding radical SAM protein — MRKIDPKLMMRAVWQLRVRRRPFVLSHTVNTACNLRCSFCPHWRRRGREMSLEEIMEMLDEAARFGIGAYNAWATEPLLRDDIDEILRHARSLGMVTSLVTNGILLSERMNDLESLNYLTVSVDGIESLREIRGIGLNEILDGIVEARRRGIEVLMNCVISDKNLGELAPLVKLAEKIDAWISFEPLHEFDEAECDDLRIRDRERYRSAIGELIDLKSRGSPIINSITYLRMIQQRAPEFRCHASDLILHVSADGIVYACRVHDEPLGHVSSGISNVWRESREMRRRISEGCRGCLFFGYVENSLLYDMVPEVVMHYEWM; from the coding sequence ATGAGAAAGATCGATCCGAAGCTGATGATGAGAGCAGTGTGGCAGCTGCGTGTGAGGCGCAGGCCATTTGTTCTCTCCCACACCGTGAATACAGCCTGCAACCTCAGATGCAGCTTCTGCCCTCACTGGCGCAGGCGCGGCCGCGAGATGAGTCTGGAAGAGATCATGGAGATGCTAGATGAAGCAGCGCGATTCGGCATAGGAGCATACAATGCGTGGGCTACTGAGCCTCTGCTGCGTGATGACATCGACGAGATCCTGAGGCACGCGAGATCCCTGGGAATGGTGACGTCACTGGTGACGAACGGCATTCTGCTGAGCGAGAGGATGAACGATCTGGAGAGCCTCAACTATCTTACAGTCTCTGTGGACGGGATCGAGAGTCTGAGGGAGATAAGGGGCATCGGTCTCAACGAGATCTTGGATGGCATCGTGGAGGCCAGGAGGAGGGGCATCGAGGTCCTGATGAACTGCGTGATCAGCGATAAAAACCTCGGAGAGCTTGCGCCTCTTGTGAAGCTGGCTGAGAAGATCGATGCATGGATCTCGTTCGAGCCGCTCCACGAGTTTGATGAAGCAGAGTGCGATGATCTGAGAATCAGAGATCGGGAGCGCTACAGATCAGCGATCGGGGAGCTGATCGATCTGAAATCAAGAGGCTCCCCGATCATAAACTCAATCACGTACCTCAGGATGATACAGCAGAGAGCGCCGGAGTTCAGATGCCATGCATCTGATCTTATACTCCATGTATCAGCGGACGGAATTGTTTATGCATGCCGCGTCCACGACGAGCCTTTGGGCCATGTATCCAGTGGCATATCGAACGTCTGGCGCGAGTCTCGCGAGATGCGGAGGAGGATATCGGAAGGGTGCAGGGGATGCCTTTTCTTCGGCTACGTCGAGAACAGCCTGCTCTACGATATGGTCCCTGAGGTCGTGATGCACTACGAGTGGATGTAG
- a CDS encoding DUF434 domain-containing protein: MNRGYPPGPAVRFVADHYYIDKDYRNILSRAVLSDDVAQTRRQKAIGLEDLRGGELHIDGYNVLITIESVITGEDIFLCDDGFIRDMRCLFRKYRRSEATDEAVQLMINVISGARPSGILLLLDKQISRSGELASDICEAFSAAGVPGTARTARDVDRALKNSSAVVATSDGIIIDHVSSALDIPALIARRMMVEPIRI, encoded by the coding sequence CTGAACAGAGGCTACCCGCCAGGCCCTGCGGTGAGGTTCGTGGCCGATCACTATTACATCGATAAGGATTACAGAAACATCCTCTCCAGGGCTGTGCTATCAGACGATGTTGCACAAACAAGGAGACAGAAGGCGATCGGCCTCGAGGATCTCAGAGGGGGAGAGCTGCACATCGATGGGTACAATGTGCTGATCACCATCGAGAGCGTCATCACCGGTGAGGATATCTTTCTCTGTGACGATGGATTCATCAGAGATATGCGCTGTCTGTTCAGGAAATACCGGCGATCCGAGGCCACGGATGAGGCGGTTCAGCTCATGATCAATGTGATATCAGGAGCCAGGCCGTCCGGGATCCTCCTGCTCCTGGACAAGCAGATAAGCAGGTCTGGTGAGCTCGCATCTGATATATGCGAGGCGTTCTCAGCAGCGGGGGTTCCTGGCACCGCGAGAACAGCAAGGGATGTGGACAGGGCTCTTAAGAATTCCTCCGCGGTTGTGGCCACAAGCGATGGCATCATCATAGATCACGTCTCCAGCGCGCTGGACATCCCTGCGCTGATAGCAAGGAGGATGATGGTGGAGCCGATCAGGATATGA
- a CDS encoding nitroreductase family protein, producing the protein MDLFDALEGRRSIRAYQEKPVSREIVERLLQAAELAPSAGNLQSRRYVVVMRQDLRKALALAAYGQSHISSAPVDIVVCADVRRSSRRYGDRGSLYAIQDADAAVMCMLLAAHAMGLGACWNGAFDDGMVRDILSIEEGVVPVAIISLGWPAESPSSPGRMPPNARWEV; encoded by the coding sequence ATGGACTTGTTCGATGCGCTTGAAGGAAGGAGATCGATCAGGGCATACCAGGAGAAACCTGTATCCCGGGAGATCGTGGAGAGGCTGCTCCAGGCGGCTGAGCTGGCGCCATCTGCAGGCAACCTTCAGTCCAGGAGGTACGTGGTTGTGATGCGCCAGGATCTCAGGAAGGCGCTCGCCCTGGCAGCATACGGCCAGAGCCACATATCCTCCGCGCCTGTGGACATCGTCGTCTGTGCTGATGTGAGGAGATCCAGCAGGCGTTATGGCGACAGGGGCAGCCTCTATGCGATCCAGGATGCTGATGCTGCTGTGATGTGCATGCTGCTTGCAGCGCATGCAATGGGCCTGGGTGCCTGCTGGAACGGCGCGTTCGATGATGGGATGGTGAGGGATATCCTGAGCATCGAGGAGGGTGTGGTGCCTGTCGCCATAATCTCCCTCGGCTGGCCCGCAGAATCACCCTCATCTCCTGGCAGGATGCCGCCAAATGCGCGCTGGGAGGTATGA
- a CDS encoding fumarate hydratase, translating to MRRPDVVEATEAVVSKAQVSLPRWVVRSIESALRRERSEIARYHLEAILNNIRIAESDARPMCQDTGLPVFHVEIGKGCSLDFDLREAIAEGVRRATRKGMLRPNVVDPLSRSNTGDNTGPGMPYLIVDRVTGDSLRITAFPKGAGSENMSFLGMLNPADDPFEYILDNLAERVSNACPPVFVGVGIGGTFDQAAALAKRAVMCLPGESEEELLLLERINYLGIGPMGLGGDTTALGVKIEKAFCHTASLPVAVNLQCWANRRATVTLTEEGWSIE from the coding sequence TTGAGACGTCCTGATGTCGTGGAGGCGACCGAAGCTGTTGTATCCAAAGCGCAGGTCTCCCTGCCCAGGTGGGTCGTTCGCTCAATAGAAAGTGCCCTTCGCAGGGAGAGAAGCGAGATAGCGAGGTACCATCTGGAGGCGATACTGAACAACATACGAATCGCGGAATCTGATGCACGCCCGATGTGCCAGGACACAGGCCTTCCCGTCTTTCACGTGGAGATCGGAAAGGGGTGTTCACTGGACTTCGATCTCCGGGAGGCGATCGCTGAGGGTGTGAGGAGAGCAACGAGAAAGGGCATGCTGAGACCGAATGTGGTGGATCCTCTGAGCAGGTCGAACACAGGAGATAACACAGGCCCTGGCATGCCGTATCTCATTGTGGACCGCGTCACAGGGGATTCGCTCAGGATAACTGCGTTCCCCAAGGGGGCCGGCTCTGAGAACATGAGCTTTCTGGGAATGCTGAATCCAGCGGACGATCCGTTTGAGTACATTTTGGACAACCTCGCGGAGAGGGTATCGAATGCATGCCCACCGGTGTTCGTCGGAGTGGGGATCGGCGGGACGTTCGACCAGGCCGCGGCTCTCGCGAAGCGCGCTGTCATGTGTCTTCCAGGAGAAAGCGAGGAGGAGCTGCTGCTTCTCGAGAGAATCAACTATCTCGGGATAGGTCCGATGGGCCTTGGCGGGGACACCACAGCTCTGGGCGTCAAAATAGAGAAGGCGTTCTGCCACACAGCATCACTGCCTGTGGCTGTCAACCTCCAGTGCTGGGCGAACAGAAGGGCAACTGTCACTCTTACGGAGGAAGGATGGAGCATAGAGTGA
- a CDS encoding FumA C-terminus/TtdB family hydratase beta subunit, which translates to MEHRVRSPLSERDVSKLSAGDIVWLSGTIYTARDKAHQRLQEVDFDLKGGVIYHCGPLIRDKAVVSAGPTSSVRLARYLPQVLDLGVRCIIGKGGMPGAAELLRGRAVYLAYPGGCGAAAARSLSVRDVCLPELGMAEAVWRLEATDLGPMVVAMDSHGRDLYGEVREYARRHLKR; encoded by the coding sequence ATGGAGCATAGAGTGAGATCGCCCCTCTCGGAGAGGGATGTATCAAAGCTCTCGGCCGGAGACATCGTGTGGCTGAGCGGTACCATCTATACAGCGAGAGATAAGGCACACCAGAGGCTTCAGGAAGTGGATTTCGACCTTAAGGGCGGGGTGATATACCACTGCGGACCGCTCATAAGAGACAAGGCTGTTGTATCCGCAGGTCCGACGAGCAGCGTGCGGCTGGCGCGCTACCTTCCACAGGTTCTGGATCTGGGGGTGAGATGCATCATAGGAAAGGGCGGGATGCCCGGAGCTGCGGAGCTTCTGAGAGGGAGGGCTGTCTACCTCGCCTACCCGGGAGGATGCGGTGCTGCAGCCGCGAGATCCCTGAGCGTCCGCGATGTCTGTCTCCCAGAGCTCGGAATGGCAGAGGCTGTCTGGAGGCTCGAGGCCACAGACCTCGGCCCGATGGTCGTGGCGATGGACTCCCACGGAAGGGATCTGTACGGAGAGGTGAGAGAATACGCAAGGAGGCACCTGAAACGCTGA
- the pth2 gene encoding peptidyl-tRNA hydrolase Pth2, which yields MALKQCIVVRDDLKLSTGKLAVQVAHASIMAMELARKEIVEQWKEEGMRKIALRGRDEEHLFRLKSEAESLGIPAAIVRDAGLTEIPPGTVTALGLGPAPDELMDRVTGRLSLL from the coding sequence ATGGCGCTCAAGCAGTGCATAGTTGTCAGGGATGATCTGAAGCTCTCCACAGGAAAGCTCGCGGTCCAGGTGGCGCACGCCTCGATAATGGCCATGGAGCTCGCAAGAAAGGAGATCGTAGAGCAGTGGAAGGAGGAGGGGATGAGGAAGATCGCTCTCAGAGGCAGAGATGAGGAGCACCTCTTCAGGCTGAAGTCAGAGGCAGAATCCCTGGGGATACCGGCCGCCATCGTCAGGGATGCAGGCCTCACAGAGATACCTCCCGGAACCGTGACAGCCCTTGGCCTCGGCCCGGCCCCGGATGAGCTAATGGACAGGGTGACCGGCAGGCTCAGCCTGCTCTGA
- the pyrG gene encoding CTP synthase (glutamine hydrolyzing) — MRYIVVTGGVMSGLGKGITAASIGRLLMNKGYRVTAIKIDPYINIDAGLMSPFQHGEVYVLKDGGEVDLDLGNYERFLDIELTRDHNITTGKVYSTVIEKERRGEYLGKTVQIIPHITDEIKRRIRQVSRTGGSEICLIEVGGTVGDIESMPFLEAMRQLKYEESGNIFFVHVTLAPMTSDGEQKTKPTQHSVKEMRELGLQPDMIVVRCKKPLLPETKAKIAHFCDVPIEAVISGHDSDDIYRVPLQLEAEGLTRYIMKAMRLFPLEERRDWYDLVQRMDAVRDKVSMALVGKYTSGSQCTDPMKDAYLSIREALKHAGIEAGAMPEISWIDAEDLERIQPEKMLRDFDGILVPGGFGVRGTEGKMNAIRYARENGIPYLGICFGMQLAVIEFARNVCGLEGASSTEFGDTPHPVIALLPEQEKVRQMGATMRLGNYPAHLLEGTLAHRIYGTTEIVERHRHRYEVNPAYIEILEKNGLLFSGRNGDLMEIMEIPGHPFFFACQFHPEMRSRPGRPSPPFLAFVEAMKAQRLRKTTGSTCTLELTS, encoded by the coding sequence TTGAGGTACATCGTGGTCACCGGCGGGGTGATGAGCGGGCTCGGCAAGGGCATAACCGCAGCCTCGATAGGCAGGCTGCTGATGAACAAGGGATACAGGGTCACGGCCATAAAGATAGACCCATACATCAATATAGACGCAGGGCTCATGAGCCCGTTCCAGCATGGTGAGGTCTACGTGCTCAAGGACGGCGGCGAGGTGGACCTCGACCTCGGCAACTACGAGCGCTTTCTCGACATAGAGCTCACAAGAGATCACAATATCACAACCGGAAAGGTCTACAGCACGGTCATCGAGAAGGAGCGGCGCGGCGAGTATCTGGGAAAGACCGTCCAGATCATACCACACATAACAGATGAGATAAAGAGGAGAATACGCCAGGTATCGAGGACCGGAGGAAGCGAGATCTGTCTCATCGAGGTCGGCGGAACCGTTGGCGACATAGAGTCGATGCCGTTCCTGGAGGCGATGAGGCAGCTCAAATACGAGGAGTCTGGCAACATATTCTTCGTCCACGTGACGCTCGCGCCGATGACCTCTGATGGCGAGCAGAAGACGAAGCCGACGCAGCACAGCGTCAAGGAGATGCGCGAGCTCGGGCTTCAGCCGGACATGATAGTGGTGAGGTGCAAGAAGCCGCTGCTTCCTGAGACGAAGGCGAAGATCGCGCACTTCTGCGATGTCCCAATAGAGGCTGTGATCAGCGGGCATGATTCTGATGACATCTACAGGGTACCGCTCCAGCTCGAGGCCGAGGGTCTCACGAGGTACATAATGAAGGCCATGCGGCTGTTCCCGCTGGAGGAGCGGAGGGACTGGTACGATCTCGTCCAGAGAATGGATGCTGTCAGGGATAAGGTCAGCATGGCCCTTGTTGGAAAGTACACATCCGGATCGCAGTGCACGGATCCGATGAAGGATGCGTACCTCTCGATACGCGAGGCTCTGAAGCACGCGGGCATCGAGGCAGGGGCGATGCCGGAGATCTCCTGGATAGATGCCGAGGATCTCGAGAGGATCCAGCCTGAGAAGATGCTGAGGGACTTCGACGGCATACTGGTTCCGGGAGGATTCGGAGTTCGCGGCACAGAGGGCAAGATGAACGCCATAAGGTACGCCAGGGAAAACGGGATACCGTACCTGGGGATATGCTTCGGAATGCAGCTCGCAGTCATAGAGTTCGCCCGGAACGTCTGCGGTCTCGAGGGCGCTTCGAGCACCGAGTTCGGCGATACGCCGCATCCCGTCATCGCGCTGCTCCCAGAGCAGGAGAAGGTCAGGCAGATGGGGGCGACGATGCGGCTGGGCAACTATCCAGCGCATCTCCTCGAGGGCACCCTCGCCCACAGGATCTACGGCACCACGGAGATCGTGGAGCGGCACAGGCACAGGTATGAGGTGAATCCAGCATACATAGAGATACTCGAGAAGAACGGGCTTCTATTCTCCGGAAGGAACGGGGATCTGATGGAGATCATGGAGATCCCGGGACATCCGTTCTTCTTCGCATGCCAGTTCCACCCTGAGATGAGGTCGAGACCGGGCAGGCCATCGCCTCCGTTCCTGGCGTTCGTCGAGGCGATGAAGGCGCAGCGGCTCAGGAAAACAACCGGATCGACGTGCACGCTCGAACTGACCTCATAG
- a CDS encoding tRNA uridine(34) 5-carboxymethylaminomethyl modification radical SAM/GNAT enzyme Elp3, whose product MYRDLRDIVEAIAAGAIRSEEDLEKAKRALAASLNLSEIPGNPEILAAAREDERERLKLLIKKPTRTLSGVAVIAVMTSPARCPHGICVPCPGGVLEGRCSPQSYTGREPAALRAVQHGFDPYAQVAARLRQLSEIGHPVDKAELILMGGTITSRPLGYQCWFVKRCLEAMNDYPDTVISARWRSFREVADANSSASVRNVGITFETRPDWCRSDHIKNMLLLGGTKVELGVQSIYDDVLSAIRRGHSVKDTIMANRLLREAGLKVGFHMMPGLPGSSPEMDLRMFRELFESSDYRPDYLKIYPTLVIEGTELHRMWLRGDYEPLSDDEAAELISRIKELLPRYTRLQRVQRDIPAHLIAAGVRKSNLRQLARKRLEDRGLRCRCIRCREAGLRGISEGDITLNIESYDACGAREHFISFDTVDDTLVGFLRLRLGAEARIRELHVYGPLVPLGRRGGWQHRGIGARLVEIAEELARDQGYDRISVTSGIGVRGYYASLGYKLNAPYMEKSL is encoded by the coding sequence ATGTACAGAGATCTCAGGGATATCGTGGAGGCGATTGCAGCTGGTGCGATAAGGAGCGAGGAGGATCTCGAAAAGGCGAAGAGGGCGCTTGCAGCCAGTCTGAATCTCTCGGAGATACCGGGCAACCCGGAGATACTCGCCGCCGCCAGGGAAGATGAGAGGGAGCGATTGAAGCTGCTGATTAAAAAGCCGACCCGCACCCTCTCAGGGGTCGCTGTGATCGCTGTCATGACGAGCCCTGCGCGCTGCCCGCATGGCATCTGCGTCCCCTGCCCCGGGGGCGTTCTTGAGGGGAGGTGCTCCCCACAGAGCTACACGGGGCGGGAGCCGGCAGCGCTCAGAGCGGTGCAGCACGGCTTCGATCCGTACGCTCAGGTGGCTGCGAGGCTGAGACAGCTCTCGGAGATAGGCCATCCCGTGGACAAGGCAGAGCTCATCCTCATGGGAGGGACCATAACATCCAGGCCGCTGGGTTACCAGTGCTGGTTTGTGAAGAGATGCCTGGAGGCGATGAACGATTACCCTGATACGGTGATCAGCGCACGCTGGAGGTCCTTCAGGGAGGTTGCTGATGCGAACAGCAGCGCATCCGTGAGGAACGTCGGCATAACCTTCGAGACCAGGCCTGACTGGTGCCGGAGCGATCACATTAAAAACATGCTTCTCCTCGGCGGGACAAAGGTCGAGCTCGGGGTGCAGAGCATCTACGATGATGTTCTCAGCGCGATCAGGAGAGGTCACTCTGTGAAGGATACCATCATGGCAAACCGGTTGCTGCGAGAGGCTGGCCTGAAGGTCGGGTTCCACATGATGCCCGGACTTCCGGGATCAAGCCCTGAGATGGATCTCAGGATGTTCAGGGAGCTTTTCGAGAGCAGCGATTACCGGCCGGATTACCTCAAGATATACCCAACGCTTGTTATCGAGGGGACCGAGCTCCACAGGATGTGGCTGCGTGGCGATTACGAGCCGCTTTCCGATGATGAGGCAGCTGAGCTGATCTCACGAATCAAGGAGCTCCTCCCAAGGTACACGCGGCTCCAGCGCGTGCAGAGGGACATACCTGCGCACCTCATAGCTGCTGGTGTCAGGAAGAGCAACCTCAGGCAGCTCGCAAGGAAGAGGCTCGAGGATCGCGGATTGAGATGCAGGTGCATAAGGTGCAGAGAGGCCGGGCTTCGCGGGATATCCGAGGGGGATATCACATTGAACATCGAGAGCTATGATGCATGCGGAGCGAGGGAGCACTTCATATCGTTTGATACCGTGGACGACACACTCGTCGGATTCCTGAGGCTGAGGCTGGGTGCTGAGGCCAGGATCAGGGAGCTGCATGTCTACGGCCCGCTCGTGCCCCTCGGCAGGAGGGGCGGATGGCAGCACCGCGGTATCGGCGCGAGGCTTGTCGAGATCGCTGAGGAGCTTGCAAGGGATCAGGGCTACGACAGGATCTCGGTCACGAGCGGCATAGGCGTCAGGGGCTACTACGCCTCTCTGGGCTACAAGCTGAACGCGCCGTACATGGAGAAGAGTCTCTGA
- a CDS encoding preprotein translocase subunit SecD, with translation MSLAGSISKDPRVVIYIAAVALALIFILTPIPGYLGMNSGLKYGLDLEGGSWLQLELEGAIVQLDVDPVKILEREFQGVWVVEDVSRRGDSYVITIDGKVPETLPDDLGYPGSKVLVRDNTTRITVPASPEGVVVNYLKTRLDSDVRIVGLEPVRYEIRSNVTREQLDSILSEVSGRVAPGEEAFISGLTPETVDETKEVLDKKLNRLGLKDIKVRVVDNRFITIDLAGVNVSTAEEVVGKPGKFEIRIQVGPNETRHVVYGDAVQSVELPRGDQSGMWGVPFTLSEEGALTFQRIAKEVGATRNPKAHEVSMYLDKDEIFSAPLAPELASALDKAPMRSLVAEVGAGDAGSRKAKELYIHLREGALPVNVKIIGSGQVDAALGSQFKFQVALAGILAILAVGLLVFYRYRERRIVLPIVCTSFSEVILMLGVWSAAGWQLDLASIAGIIMVIGTGVDHLFIITDELLHGERVTERNEQEAKGVLLTGKIYLARLSRAFYIILGAAATTIAAMIPLLWMGFGALMGFALITIIGVLIGVGIARPAYGRIIGYILGEVA, from the coding sequence ATGAGCCTCGCAGGCAGCATTTCGAAAGATCCTAGAGTTGTCATTTACATCGCAGCTGTAGCTCTCGCTCTGATCTTCATACTCACTCCGATACCCGGATATCTGGGCATGAACTCAGGCCTCAAGTACGGCCTGGATCTGGAGGGCGGCTCGTGGCTCCAGCTGGAGCTGGAGGGGGCGATCGTCCAGCTCGACGTCGATCCAGTTAAGATCCTGGAGAGGGAGTTCCAGGGCGTCTGGGTCGTGGAGGATGTCTCGAGGAGAGGCGACAGTTACGTAATAACGATAGACGGGAAGGTTCCGGAGACTCTGCCTGATGATCTCGGCTATCCCGGATCAAAGGTGCTGGTGAGGGACAACACGACCAGAATCACTGTGCCTGCATCCCCTGAAGGCGTTGTTGTGAACTACCTCAAAACACGTCTCGACTCAGATGTGAGAATCGTCGGGCTTGAGCCGGTTCGATACGAGATAAGGTCGAATGTGACAAGAGAGCAGCTCGACTCGATTCTATCCGAGGTCAGCGGCAGGGTTGCTCCCGGAGAGGAGGCGTTCATCAGCGGCCTCACGCCCGAGACGGTCGATGAGACCAAGGAGGTTCTGGACAAGAAGCTCAACCGCCTCGGGCTCAAGGATATAAAAGTTAGAGTCGTCGATAACAGGTTCATAACAATAGATCTCGCAGGCGTCAATGTCTCAACCGCGGAAGAGGTCGTCGGCAAGCCGGGAAAGTTCGAGATCAGAATCCAGGTGGGTCCGAACGAGACCAGGCATGTTGTGTATGGAGATGCTGTCCAGTCCGTGGAGCTTCCCAGGGGAGACCAGAGCGGTATGTGGGGTGTGCCCTTCACGCTCTCAGAGGAGGGTGCTCTCACATTCCAGCGTATAGCCAAAGAGGTCGGAGCCACCAGGAATCCGAAGGCGCACGAGGTCTCCATGTACCTGGACAAGGATGAGATCTTCAGCGCTCCTCTTGCTCCTGAGCTCGCATCCGCTCTCGATAAAGCGCCCATGAGAAGCCTGGTCGCAGAGGTCGGCGCAGGCGACGCAGGATCGAGGAAGGCCAAGGAGCTGTACATTCACCTCAGGGAGGGCGCGCTGCCCGTGAACGTCAAGATCATAGGCTCCGGGCAGGTTGATGCTGCTCTGGGATCTCAGTTCAAGTTCCAGGTGGCCCTCGCTGGGATCCTCGCGATACTTGCCGTGGGTCTTCTGGTCTTCTACAGATACAGAGAGAGGAGGATAGTGCTGCCTATCGTATGCACATCATTCAGCGAGGTCATCCTCATGCTCGGCGTATGGTCGGCAGCCGGCTGGCAGCTCGATCTCGCGAGCATCGCCGGAATAATAATGGTGATAGGCACAGGCGTGGATCACCTCTTCATAATAACAGATGAGCTCCTGCATGGAGAGAGGGTCACAGAGAGGAACGAGCAGGAGGCGAAGGGTGTTCTGCTCACAGGCAAGATATACCTCGCCAGGCTCTCCAGGGCGTTCTACATCATCCTGGGAGCGGCTGCGACCACCATCGCCGCGATGATTCCTCTGCTCTGGATGGGGTTCGGCGCGCTCATGGGCTTCGCCCTGATCACCATAATCGGTGTTCTGATCGGCGTGGGCATCGCAAGGCCTGCGTACGGCAGGATAATCGGCTACATCCTGGGAGAGGTCGCGTAG
- a CDS encoding methytransferase partner Trm112 has product MRRDLMEILVCPVCRGDLELEVFEENEREILTGKLTCRSCGEVYPIEEGIPNMLPPELREKC; this is encoded by the coding sequence ATGAGACGCGATCTCATGGAGATACTCGTATGCCCCGTTTGCAGGGGAGATCTCGAGCTCGAGGTCTTCGAGGAGAATGAGAGGGAGATACTTACAGGAAAACTCACGTGCAGATCCTGCGGCGAGGTGTATCCGATAGAAGAGGGAATACCGAACATGCTGCCGCCGGAGCTTCGCGAGAAGTGTTAA